A single region of the Acidobacteriota bacterium genome encodes:
- a CDS encoding HDIG domain-containing protein, whose protein sequence is MDTHIPTRREAWGLLCRYNESESLRRHALAVEAVMRHMARKRGEDEEMWGIIGLVHDLDYERYPEEHCRRSARILREAGWPEEYVRAVVSHGWGICSEVEPLSPLEKTLYAVDELTGLVATSALVRPSRSILDMEAPSVKKKWKDKRFAAGVNRGVIEKGAELLGTDLTGLITDAILGMRSVAREIGLEGNA, encoded by the coding sequence ATGGACACGCATATTCCGACACGGCGGGAGGCCTGGGGCCTTCTCTGCCGGTACAACGAAAGCGAAAGCCTCCGCCGGCACGCTCTGGCCGTGGAGGCGGTGATGCGGCATATGGCGCGCAAACGGGGAGAGGACGAGGAGATGTGGGGCATCATCGGCCTGGTTCATGACCTGGATTACGAGCGCTACCCCGAGGAGCACTGCCGCAGGAGCGCCCGGATCCTGCGGGAGGCGGGGTGGCCGGAGGAATACGTGCGCGCCGTGGTAAGCCACGGCTGGGGCATCTGCTCCGAAGTCGAGCCCTTGAGCCCGCTCGAGAAGACGCTCTATGCCGTCGACGAACTCACGGGCCTGGTCGCCACCTCGGCCCTGGTCCGGCCGTCCAGAAGCATCCTCGACATGGAGGCGCCGAGCGTAAAGAAGAAGTGGAAGGACAAGCGCTTCGCGGCCGGGGTGAACCGCGGGGTGATCGAGAAGGGGGCGGAGCTCCTCGGCACCGATCTCACCGGTCTTATTACCGACGCCATCCTGGGGATGCGGTCCGTGGCGCGCGAGATCGGGCTCGAGGGGAACGCCTGA
- a CDS encoding FAD-dependent oxidoreductase, with amino-acid sequence MSRNLVIVGGGAGGASVAAEARRRDPSLGITMIEKGPHVSTAACPMPYYIQDLIKDERKLIARTPEKFRESGVDVRLEMRVEEVDRRQGVVRLQDGIMVPYDILVLATGTVPIVPKVPGVDLEGVFTLKTLPDAVALKTYIREKECRKALVVGAGFIGLEMCEALRGHGIETEMIDLAPRTAAMWDPELSTMIEEELARQGVTFRPDTGLQSIEKGADYALRLHSNGGPLEADFILIAIGVKPDSALAASAGLRLGQSGAIGVNFSQRTSEEAIYAVGDCAEVYHRISRKWTHIPLGDIANKQGRVAGINIGGGEMVFPGVVGARCFKVFDLEVAATGLDEAEAAEAGYHPESVLIWGNAIVAAMPGEKKLGLKLVADRPTGKLLGAQAVGARGAVERVNALSVALAAGMTLADIGYQDFAYSPPFNTAWDLIHIAAQKLAKSIGD; translated from the coding sequence ATGAGCCGAAACCTTGTCATTGTCGGGGGGGGGGCCGGGGGAGCCTCAGTTGCCGCGGAGGCGCGCCGGCGGGATCCGTCGCTGGGGATAACCATGATCGAGAAGGGACCCCATGTGTCCACCGCCGCCTGCCCCATGCCCTACTACATCCAGGACCTCATCAAGGACGAAAGGAAGCTCATCGCCCGGACCCCGGAAAAGTTCCGCGAATCTGGAGTGGACGTGCGCCTGGAGATGCGTGTGGAGGAAGTGGACCGGAGGCAGGGGGTTGTCCGGCTCCAGGACGGGATCATGGTTCCCTACGACATCCTGGTCCTGGCGACCGGCACGGTCCCCATCGTCCCGAAAGTCCCCGGGGTGGACCTCGAAGGGGTTTTCACGCTCAAAACCCTCCCCGACGCGGTGGCCCTCAAGACCTACATCCGGGAGAAGGAATGCCGGAAGGCGCTCGTGGTGGGCGCCGGCTTTATCGGTCTCGAAATGTGCGAGGCCCTGCGCGGGCATGGCATCGAAACGGAGATGATCGATCTGGCCCCGCGCACCGCGGCCATGTGGGATCCGGAACTCTCCACCATGATCGAGGAGGAACTCGCGCGCCAGGGCGTGACATTCCGCCCCGACACCGGGCTCCAATCGATCGAGAAGGGGGCCGACTATGCGCTTCGGCTCCATTCGAACGGCGGCCCGCTGGAAGCCGACTTCATCCTGATCGCCATAGGGGTGAAACCCGATTCCGCCCTCGCCGCGTCGGCCGGGCTGAGGCTCGGCCAATCGGGCGCCATCGGGGTCAATTTTTCCCAGCGGACCTCGGAGGAGGCGATTTACGCTGTCGGGGACTGCGCGGAGGTCTACCACCGCATCAGCCGCAAATGGACTCACATCCCGCTCGGCGATATCGCCAACAAGCAGGGGCGCGTGGCCGGAATAAACATAGGCGGCGGCGAGATGGTGTTTCCCGGGGTGGTCGGTGCGCGCTGCTTCAAGGTCTTCGATCTTGAGGTGGCGGCGACAGGGCTCGATGAAGCTGAGGCGGCCGAAGCGGGATACCATCCCGAAAGCGTGCTCATCTGGGGAAACGCCATCGTGGCCGCCATGCCGGGGGAGAAGAAGCTGGGGCTGAAACTGGTGGCCGACCGGCCGACGGGAAAGCTCCTGGGGGCCCAGGCCGTCGGAGCACGAGGGGCCGTGGAGAGGGTGAACGCCCTTTCGGTCGCCCTGGCTGCGGGGATGACGCTGGCGGACATCGGGTACCAGGATTTCGCCTATTCGCCCCCCTTCAACACCGCCTGGGACCTGATCCACATCGCGGCGCAGAAACTGGCGAAATCGATCGGTGACTGA
- a CDS encoding ATP-binding cassette domain-containing protein, with amino-acid sequence MALVTLDRISIAYGSLPLLDSAALQIEEGERVCILGRNGTGKSTLLAILGGSLEPDSGSVYRQPSMRTALLNQDAALGDDRPVFDAVADGLGDLGRLAAEYHHAAVRVSESTDAALLDRLGRLHQELEERDGWRLEQRVETILSRLELPPDAIVDTLSGGWRRRVLLARALVAQPELLLLDEPTNHLDIGAIAWLESFLVEYAGTVVTVTHDREFLRRLASRIVELDRGRLTSWECGYGEFLRRKEEWLANEALGRAKFDRRLEEEETWLRRGVKARRTRNEGRVRALMAMRAERAARRERTGTARLELQAADPSGRLVYEADHVSKSFPGKIVDIHSLPEAGPIMDTHQSSGPKGGCPQFVIRDFSIRIMRGDRIGLLGPNGAGKTTLLRLLLGELAPDSGSIRVGTNVQPAYYDQQREQLDPEKTVLETVGAGNEVVTINGRSRHINGYLRDFLFAPERARSPVKALSGGERNRLLLARLFTRPANVLVLDEPTNDLDLETLELLEARLVDFPGTILLVSHDRAFLENVVTSMLVFEPGGRVEEHIGGYAAWAERKAAAEAKEKLAPKPRASAPRGEEVERKSARRKLSYMEQREYDLLPGRIEELEAEQEGIDARIAAADFYLETPDEIARVLERKEILHQELLDAYTLWDSLDSRTR; translated from the coding sequence ATGGCACTGGTCACGCTGGACAGAATATCGATTGCCTACGGCTCCCTGCCGCTGCTGGATAGTGCAGCGCTTCAGATCGAGGAGGGGGAAAGGGTCTGCATCCTGGGACGGAACGGGACCGGGAAGTCGACGCTGCTCGCGATCCTGGGCGGCTCCCTGGAGCCCGATTCCGGGTCGGTCTACCGGCAGCCCTCCATGCGGACGGCCCTGCTGAACCAGGACGCGGCCCTCGGGGACGACCGTCCCGTTTTCGACGCCGTCGCTGATGGACTCGGGGATCTCGGGCGCCTGGCGGCCGAGTACCATCACGCCGCCGTCCGGGTCTCGGAGAGCACGGACGCGGCGCTGCTTGACCGGCTGGGGCGGCTCCACCAGGAGCTGGAGGAAAGGGACGGGTGGCGGCTCGAGCAGCGGGTGGAGACGATCCTTTCCCGCCTGGAACTCCCCCCCGACGCGATCGTGGACACCCTCTCGGGAGGCTGGCGCCGCCGGGTGCTGCTTGCCAGGGCGCTGGTGGCCCAGCCGGAGCTCCTCCTGCTGGACGAACCGACCAACCACCTCGATATAGGCGCGATCGCCTGGCTCGAAAGCTTCCTGGTGGAATATGCGGGGACGGTGGTGACTGTCACCCACGATCGGGAATTCCTGCGGCGGCTGGCCAGCCGGATCGTGGAGCTCGACCGGGGGCGGCTCACTTCGTGGGAGTGCGGCTACGGCGAATTCCTGCGCCGGAAGGAGGAGTGGCTGGCCAACGAGGCGCTCGGGAGGGCAAAATTCGACCGACGGCTCGAGGAGGAGGAGACATGGCTCCGCCGCGGGGTCAAAGCCCGGCGGACCCGGAACGAGGGGAGAGTGCGCGCCCTGATGGCCATGCGGGCCGAGCGCGCCGCCCGCCGCGAGCGCACGGGAACCGCCCGGCTCGAACTTCAGGCGGCCGATCCCTCCGGCCGCCTCGTTTACGAAGCCGACCACGTCTCCAAATCCTTCCCCGGCAAAATCGTGGACATCCACTCTTTGCCCGAGGCGGGCCCAATCATGGACACCCACCAATCGTCGGGGCCAAAAGGTGGATGTCCACAATTTGTGATTCGTGACTTTTCAATCCGGATCATGCGGGGAGACCGGATCGGCCTTCTCGGCCCGAACGGGGCGGGCAAGACCACGCTCCTGCGGCTGCTGCTGGGCGAACTGGCCCCCGACTCGGGCTCCATCCGGGTCGGCACCAATGTTCAGCCCGCCTACTACGACCAGCAGCGGGAGCAACTCGACCCTGAAAAGACCGTGCTGGAAACGGTGGGGGCGGGGAACGAAGTCGTAACCATCAACGGCCGGTCCCGCCACATCAACGGCTACCTGCGCGATTTCCTCTTCGCGCCCGAGCGCGCCCGCTCACCCGTGAAGGCGCTCTCGGGGGGGGAGCGCAACCGCCTCCTGCTGGCGAGGCTCTTTACGCGCCCGGCCAACGTGCTGGTGCTGGACGAGCCGACCAACGATCTCGACCTGGAGACCCTGGAGCTGCTCGAGGCGCGGCTGGTCGATTTTCCCGGCACGATCCTTCTGGTCAGCCACGACCGCGCCTTCCTGGAAAATGTCGTCACCAGCATGCTGGTGTTCGAGCCGGGCGGCCGCGTCGAGGAGCACATCGGCGGGTACGCGGCATGGGCCGAACGGAAGGCCGCCGCAGAAGCGAAGGAAAAGCTCGCGCCGAAGCCCCGCGCCTCCGCCCCTCGCGGCGAGGAGGTGGAACGGAAGAGCGCGCGCCGGAAGCTCTCCTACATGGAGCAGCGGGAGTATGACCTCCTCCCGGGACGGATCGAGGAGCTGGAGGCGGAACAGGAGGGGATCGACGCCCGGATCGCCGCCGCTGATTTCTACCTTGAGACCCCCGACGAAATCGCCCGGGTGCTCGAACGGAAGGAGATCCTGCATCAGGAACTGCTCGACGCCTACACCCTCTGGGACTCCCTGGATTCCCGCACTCGATGA
- a CDS encoding TlpA family protein disulfide reductase, which produces MKTRRVWVGSVLMVCLLFSGCMRREPPAVGAAEIGRPAPAFELPDLEGNLVSLEEFRGKIVLVDFWASWCGPCRMTMPMLERLGREYADSMVLLALNLQETPEVVAEYVRSQSIRTRVLLDEEGSAGMAYGTESIPMHFLIDREGILRQVHAGYYSGMEADLRNEIEALRRQ; this is translated from the coding sequence GTGAAAACAAGAAGAGTATGGGTGGGTTCGGTTCTGATGGTATGTCTGCTGTTTTCGGGCTGCATGCGGCGTGAGCCCCCGGCCGTGGGGGCGGCGGAGATCGGCCGCCCGGCTCCCGCGTTCGAGCTGCCCGATCTGGAGGGAAACCTGGTATCGCTCGAGGAATTCCGGGGGAAGATCGTCCTGGTCGATTTCTGGGCGAGCTGGTGCGGCCCCTGCCGGATGACGATGCCGATGCTCGAGCGGCTGGGGCGGGAATACGCCGATTCCATGGTGCTGCTCGCCCTCAATCTACAGGAGACCCCGGAAGTCGTCGCCGAGTATGTGCGCTCCCAGTCGATCCGCACCCGGGTCCTGCTCGATGAAGAGGGCTCCGCTGGAATGGCCTATGGGACCGAGTCGATCCCGATGCATTTCCTGATCGACAGGGAGGGGATCCTCCGCCAGGTCCACGCCGGTTACTACTCGGGGATGGAGGCGGACCTGCGCAACGAGATCGAGGCCCTCCGCCGCCAATAG
- a CDS encoding insulinase family protein has translation MEQKNTPIPEIQCDKYRLANGLEVMLVEDHRLPLTAVNIWYHVGPADERPGLRGFAHLFEHMMFEGSGYVGEKAHFLHLESAGASTINGTTDFDRTNFYETLPSNQLEMALWLESDRMGFLLEVLDSRKLETQRDVVRNERRQVVENSPYGLVQEAIFHQLFPQNHPYYASIMGSHADIEAARLADVRKFFQRYYAPNNSSLVIAGDIDPANTRSLVERYFGPIPAGKPVSRAPVDTPQIREERRVVVEDQVELPRVYLAWITDPIFTQADAECDLVARILGGGRSSRLYRKLVYEQRLAQDVSAAQASMALGSVFAIEATAKPGVDPERLEAALRRELELFQKEGPEDEELERARNIMESGVIRSLENLGGLADRLNLYNHYTGTPGFLAEDMGRYRKCTLESLRAVASDRLERNRGVTVWGVNGTRVIHDVPKSPSTGEPSPEPGPVIPDQEWRRTPPAAGPAPSFNLPVPEIFRLPNGLTVMLAERHSLPIVSANVIVLGGGDRNPAEHPGLASFTAGMLDEGTLKRQPLEIAADADRIGASLSTGSGTDLSFAAIRTLSRNVEAAFELLSDVLLHPTFAPGEIERVRHDRITRILQQRDNPAVLALKVFLDCVYGPRHPYGHNDLGTEDSNRAVTPELLREFYREGYFAANAALVVAGDIDEAGLRAIAANYFGGWTGSGVQCRPPEVASHPARRVVIVERPGAPQTVLRIGHVGVARSHPDHAALDVANTAFGGLFTSRINRNLREKHGYSYGASSVFSFRRGPGPFLVGASVHTEATAPAVKEIFREIERLCAVNLTSSELATAKDSIARSLPGMFETTPEAASSIGQLFVHDLPPDYYHFLPEKIDGVTAAEAQRAARNHIRPQEAVVVAVGDREQIQPGLEKLGLGPLEIRDTHGKIKQP, from the coding sequence ATGGAGCAGAAAAACACGCCGATTCCGGAAATTCAGTGCGACAAATACAGGCTGGCTAACGGTCTGGAGGTGATGCTCGTTGAGGATCACCGACTCCCCCTGACCGCGGTCAACATCTGGTACCACGTGGGACCGGCCGACGAGCGGCCGGGGCTGCGGGGGTTCGCCCACCTGTTCGAGCACATGATGTTCGAGGGCTCCGGATATGTCGGGGAGAAGGCCCACTTCCTCCACCTGGAATCCGCCGGGGCCAGCACCATCAACGGCACCACCGACTTCGACCGGACCAACTTTTACGAAACGCTCCCCTCCAACCAGCTGGAAATGGCACTCTGGCTCGAAAGCGACCGGATGGGGTTCCTTCTCGAAGTCCTCGACAGCCGGAAACTCGAGACACAGCGCGATGTCGTCCGCAACGAGCGGAGGCAGGTGGTGGAAAACTCCCCCTACGGTTTGGTGCAGGAGGCGATCTTCCACCAGCTCTTCCCCCAGAACCACCCGTACTACGCCTCCATCATGGGGTCGCACGCCGACATCGAGGCCGCCCGCCTCGCCGACGTGAGGAAGTTCTTTCAGCGCTATTACGCCCCCAACAACTCAAGCCTCGTGATCGCGGGGGACATCGACCCGGCGAACACCCGCTCCCTGGTGGAGCGCTATTTCGGGCCGATCCCGGCAGGAAAGCCGGTGTCCCGCGCCCCGGTAGACACCCCGCAGATCCGGGAGGAAAGACGGGTGGTCGTCGAGGACCAGGTCGAGTTGCCCCGGGTGTACCTTGCCTGGATCACCGATCCCATTTTCACCCAGGCGGACGCCGAGTGCGACCTGGTCGCCAGGATCCTGGGGGGAGGGCGGTCGAGCCGCCTCTACCGGAAACTGGTATATGAACAGCGCCTGGCGCAGGACGTGAGCGCTGCGCAGGCGTCGATGGCCCTGGGGTCTGTCTTCGCCATCGAGGCGACGGCCAAGCCGGGGGTGGACCCGGAGCGGCTGGAGGCGGCGCTGCGCCGGGAACTGGAGCTCTTCCAAAAAGAGGGACCTGAGGACGAGGAACTGGAAAGGGCACGCAACATCATGGAATCGGGCGTCATCCGTTCGCTCGAAAACCTGGGTGGGCTCGCCGACCGGCTGAATCTCTACAACCATTACACGGGAACTCCCGGCTTCCTGGCCGAAGACATGGGCCGGTACCGGAAATGCACCCTGGAGTCGCTGCGCGCGGTCGCATCCGACCGCCTGGAGCGCAACCGGGGGGTTACCGTCTGGGGCGTCAACGGGACCAGGGTCATTCACGACGTCCCGAAATCACCCTCCACCGGGGAACCGTCTCCCGAACCGGGGCCCGTCATCCCGGACCAGGAATGGAGGCGCACCCCCCCAGCCGCGGGCCCCGCACCCTCGTTCAACCTGCCGGTCCCCGAAATATTCCGCCTGCCGAACGGCCTGACCGTAATGCTGGCGGAAAGGCACAGCCTGCCGATCGTGTCAGCCAACGTGATCGTTCTTGGCGGGGGCGACCGCAACCCCGCGGAGCATCCCGGGCTGGCCTCGTTCACGGCGGGGATGCTGGACGAGGGGACGCTCAAGCGCCAGCCGCTCGAAATCGCCGCGGACGCCGACAGGATCGGGGCCTCCCTCTCCACCGGGTCCGGAACCGATCTCTCCTTTGCGGCCATCCGGACCCTGTCCCGCAACGTCGAAGCCGCATTCGAGCTGCTCTCCGATGTCCTGCTCCACCCCACTTTCGCCCCCGGGGAGATCGAGCGGGTGCGCCACGACCGGATCACCCGGATCCTGCAGCAGCGGGACAACCCCGCGGTCCTGGCCCTGAAGGTGTTCCTGGACTGCGTCTACGGGCCCCGGCACCCCTACGGGCACAACGACCTGGGCACCGAGGACTCCAACCGGGCGGTCACCCCGGAATTGCTCAGGGAGTTTTACCGGGAGGGCTATTTCGCCGCCAACGCCGCGCTGGTGGTGGCCGGAGACATCGACGAAGCGGGGCTCCGGGCGATCGCCGCGAACTATTTCGGTGGTTGGACCGGCTCCGGGGTCCAATGCCGTCCGCCGGAAGTCGCGTCGCACCCCGCGCGCCGGGTGGTGATCGTCGAGCGGCCCGGGGCGCCCCAGACCGTCCTCCGCATAGGACATGTGGGGGTGGCGCGCTCCCACCCCGACCACGCCGCGCTGGATGTCGCGAACACCGCCTTCGGGGGGCTCTTCACCAGCCGGATCAACCGTAACCTGCGCGAAAAACATGGCTACAGCTACGGGGCCTCCTCGGTCTTCTCCTTCCGCCGCGGCCCGGGTCCGTTCCTCGTCGGCGCCTCGGTCCACACCGAAGCCACCGCCCCCGCGGTCAAGGAAATCTTCCGCGAGATCGAACGGCTGTGCGCGGTGAACCTGACGTCAAGCGAGCTCGCGACCGCCAAAGACTCGATCGCGCGTTCCCTCCCCGGCATGTTCGAGACAACCCCGGAGGCGGCGTCGAGCATCGGGCAGCTGTTCGTCCACGACCTCCCGCCCGACTACTATCATTTCCTCCCGGAGAAGATCGACGGGGTTACGGCAGCCGAGGCGCAGCGAGCGGCTCGAAATCATATCCGGCCGCAGGAAGCGGTGGTCGTCGCAGTGGGGGACCGGGAACAGATCCAGCCGGGGCTTGAAAAGCTGGGCCTCGGCCCGCTCGAAATCCGGGACACCCACGGCAAAATCAAACAGCCATAG
- a CDS encoding glutaminyl-peptide cyclotransferase — MKKLAARNKRKRLWPWVATAALCAVGLAAALVPGKKPQASASVSYRLAARHPHDPAAFTQGLVYLDGSLYESTGQYGESMLRMVEIATGRVLRKKALGREYFAEGLAERAGRLYQLTWREKTGFIYETRDFSRVGSFAYEGEGWGLAHDGRSLVMSDGSSTLAFLDPKTLKAVRRLPVLYRGIPVDRLNELEYVRGEIWANVWLTDRIARIDPATGFVTGWLDLSALYPQHDRTPEADVMNGLAFDEAENRLFVTGKYWPWLFELSLNF, encoded by the coding sequence ATGAAAAAGCTCGCGGCACGCAACAAGCGGAAAAGACTCTGGCCCTGGGTGGCCACCGCGGCGCTCTGCGCGGTTGGGCTGGCAGCGGCCCTCGTACCCGGGAAGAAGCCCCAGGCATCCGCCTCCGTTTCCTACCGGCTTGCCGCCCGCCATCCCCACGATCCCGCCGCCTTCACCCAGGGGCTCGTTTACCTCGACGGATCGCTCTACGAAAGCACTGGGCAGTATGGGGAGTCGATGCTGCGCATGGTGGAGATCGCCACGGGAAGGGTGCTCAGGAAAAAAGCCCTCGGGCGCGAGTACTTCGCCGAGGGACTCGCCGAGCGGGCGGGGAGGCTCTACCAGCTGACATGGCGCGAAAAGACCGGTTTCATCTACGAAACGAGGGATTTCAGTCGTGTCGGAAGCTTCGCTTACGAAGGGGAGGGGTGGGGGCTCGCCCACGATGGCCGCAGCCTCGTGATGAGCGACGGGAGTTCCACCCTCGCCTTCCTGGACCCGAAAACGCTCAAGGCGGTGCGGCGCCTGCCGGTGCTCTACCGCGGCATCCCCGTCGATCGGCTGAACGAACTCGAATATGTGCGGGGGGAGATCTGGGCCAATGTCTGGTTGACCGACCGGATCGCACGGATCGATCCCGCCACCGGATTCGTCACGGGATGGCTCGACCTTTCGGCCCTGTACCCCCAACACGATCGAACCCCCGAGGCCGACGTGATGAACGGCCTGGCCTTTGACGAGGCCGAAAACCGGCTTTTCGTTACCGGCAAATACTGGCCTTGGCTGTTCGAACTCTCTCTCAACTTTTAG
- a CDS encoding arsenate reductase ArsC, translating to MAEGYVRRFAGDRWEASSAGFEPAEKVNPLVVEAMQEEGIDLSGKTPRSAFELFRRGALFDIVVTVCDDSESQCPVYPGITRRVHHPFPDPAAASGSHGERLVTVRAIRDAIKEWILGPDSPLADQSPQTGKPDSDRKP from the coding sequence ATGGCGGAAGGCTATGTCCGGCGCTTCGCAGGGGACCGGTGGGAGGCGTCAAGCGCCGGGTTCGAGCCCGCCGAAAAGGTCAACCCGCTGGTTGTCGAGGCGATGCAGGAGGAGGGGATCGACCTGTCAGGCAAGACGCCCCGGAGCGCCTTCGAACTGTTCCGCCGGGGCGCCTTGTTCGACATCGTCGTCACCGTGTGTGACGACTCCGAGTCTCAATGCCCTGTTTACCCCGGAATCACCCGGCGGGTACATCACCCATTCCCGGACCCCGCCGCCGCGAGCGGGTCGCACGGGGAGCGCCTGGTCACCGTGCGCGCCATCAGGGACGCCATCAAGGAATGGATCCTCGGCCCGGACAGCCCGCTTGCCGACCAATCACCTCAGACGGGAAAACCCGATTCGGACCGGAAACCTTGA
- a CDS encoding thioredoxin domain-containing protein: protein METKGRTRIVLAMALCLGAGVISGILLGQHHGEPWAVSTVTERCGDAESGSCGEVAQSAWSAFAGIPLAALGLAFYTSLALLAPLALFAPAGLRKALIGSILIPCLLVGLAFDLLLLMLQAFVLHAWCAFCIATYLLGLAALLVLLPFRGNPRRLFARFAPPEGKLALAGWALAVVAVALAVGSFNWMLESRADAREGSLLGSSADGQNSEDGDPDDPSYWQKRARRLEGILDDPRRTEAYWSEKALREFDEARAEEIDLTGIPGEGDEGAPVTVVEYSDFLCPYCRQLSTALLRYVPESKGKVRVYFKNYPLDRECNPVLSRSTHPGACRLALGAVCARRQERFSAYQDRAFEAGIDDPQMDDVVKIGRKAGLDLRAFRRCLEDPGARAALDAEVAEANRLGVDSTPSVYVNGKPLERVNDFLKVVDREARRQGFSPVP, encoded by the coding sequence GTGGAAACGAAGGGCCGCACCCGAATCGTTCTGGCCATGGCCCTCTGCCTGGGCGCGGGGGTGATTTCCGGCATCCTCCTGGGACAGCACCATGGGGAGCCCTGGGCGGTGTCCACGGTCACGGAGCGCTGCGGCGACGCTGAATCGGGCAGCTGCGGGGAGGTGGCGCAAAGCGCCTGGTCCGCCTTCGCCGGGATCCCGCTCGCAGCGCTGGGGCTCGCCTTCTACACCTCCCTGGCGCTTCTCGCTCCCCTGGCCCTCTTCGCCCCGGCAGGGCTCCGGAAAGCCCTGATCGGCTCCATCCTCATCCCCTGCCTCCTTGTCGGGCTGGCGTTCGACCTCCTTCTCCTCATGCTGCAGGCGTTCGTCCTCCACGCATGGTGCGCCTTCTGCATCGCCACCTACCTCCTCGGCCTGGCCGCCCTCCTGGTTCTTCTCCCCTTCCGCGGGAACCCGAGGCGACTATTCGCCCGGTTCGCGCCGCCGGAGGGGAAACTCGCCCTGGCCGGGTGGGCGCTGGCCGTGGTGGCGGTCGCCCTCGCCGTCGGCTCCTTCAACTGGATGCTGGAGAGCCGGGCCGACGCGCGTGAAGGTTCGCTCCTCGGCTCCTCAGCCGATGGGCAGAACTCGGAAGACGGGGACCCCGACGATCCCTCCTACTGGCAGAAGCGGGCGCGCCGCCTGGAGGGCATTCTCGACGACCCGCGCCGGACGGAGGCCTACTGGTCGGAAAAGGCGCTGAGGGAATTCGACGAGGCACGAGCGGAGGAGATCGATCTTACCGGCATCCCGGGCGAAGGGGATGAAGGTGCGCCGGTCACCGTGGTGGAATACTCCGATTTCCTCTGCCCCTACTGCCGTCAGCTCTCCACGGCGCTTTTGCGTTACGTTCCGGAATCGAAGGGGAAGGTGAGGGTGTACTTCAAGAACTACCCGCTCGACCGCGAGTGCAACCCCGTCCTCTCCCGCTCGACCCATCCCGGCGCCTGCCGGCTCGCCCTGGGCGCTGTCTGTGCCCGCCGGCAGGAAAGGTTTTCAGCCTACCAAGACCGGGCGTTCGAAGCCGGGATCGACGACCCGCAGATGGACGATGTGGTGAAGATCGGGCGCAAAGCGGGGCTCGACCTCCGCGCCTTCCGGCGCTGCCTCGAGGACCCCGGGGCCCGGGCGGCGCTCGACGCGGAGGTGGCCGAGGCCAACCGCCTCGGTGTCGACTCCACCCCCTCGGTCTACGTCAACGGAAAGCCGCTCGAGCGGGTCAATGACTTTCTGAAGGTCGTCGACCGGGAGGCGCGCAGGCAGGGGTTCTCCCCGGTACCGTAG